From Camelus dromedarius isolate mCamDro1 chromosome 2, mCamDro1.pat, whole genome shotgun sequence, one genomic window encodes:
- the P2RY13 gene encoding P2Y purinoceptor 13, producing the protein MNATVMKGFNGSEQCPRDMRIGQLVLPAIYTVVFFLGILLNTLALWVFIQIPSSSTFIVYLKNTLVADLIMTLTLPFKILSDSRLGPWQLRAFVCRFSAVIFYETMYVGIILLGLIAFDRFLKIIRPFGKFFVQKPAFAKVVSTLVWLFLFLNSLPNMILSNKEATPSSVKKCASLKGPLGLKWHEVVNYICQFIFWTVFVLMLLFYTVIAKKVYSSYRKSKSKDSKNNRRLEGKVFVVVAVFFVCFAPFHFARVPYTRSQTNSKTDCKLQNQLFLAKETTLLLAATNICMDPLIYIFLCKKFTDRLPCIRWRKTTATTQENHTSQSDNITLG; encoded by the coding sequence ATGAATGCCACAGTGATGAAGGGCTTCAACGGGTCTGAGCAGTGCCCCAGGGACATGCGGATAGGACAGCTGGTGCTCCCCGCCATCTACACCGTCGTTTTCTTCCTCGGCATCCTGCTGAACACTCTGGCCCTGTGGGTGTTCATTCAGATCCCCAGCTCCTCCACCTTCATTGTCTACCTCAAAAATACTTTGGTGGCCGACTTGATAATGACACTCACACTTCCGTTTAAAATCCTCTCTGACTCACGCCTCGGACCCTGGCAACTCAGAGCGTTTGTGTGCCGTTTCTCTGCTGTCATCTTTTATGAGACCATGTACGTGGGCATCATACTGCTGGGACTCATAGCCTTTGACAGGTTCCTCAAGATCATCAGaccttttggaaaattttttgtACAAAAACCTGCTTTTGCAAAAGTGGTCTCAACCCTCGTCTGGCTCTTTTTGTTCCTCAACTCCCTGCCAAATATGATCTTAAGCAACAAGGAAGCAACACCATCCTCTGTGAAAAAGTGTGCCTCCTTAAAGGGGCCTCTGGGGCTGAAATGGCACGAAGTGGTGAATTATATATGCCAGTTCATTTTCTGGACTGTTTTTGTCCTAATGCTTCTGTTTTACACGGTGATTGCAAAAAAAGTATACAGTTCTTATAGAAAGTCCAAAAGTAAGGACAGCAAAAACAACAGAAGGCTGGAAGGTAAAGTATTTGTTGTCGTGGCtgtcttctttgtgtgttttgctCCATTCCATTTTGCCAGAGTCCCATATACTCGCAGTCAAACCAACAGTAAGACTGACTGTAAATTGCAAAATCAACTGTTTCTAGCTAAAGAAACAACTCTCCTTTTGGCAGCAACTAATATCTGCATGGATCccttaatatatatattcctatgtAAAAAATTCACGGACAGACTACCATGtatcagatggagaaagaccACAGCAACAACCCAAGAAAATCATACGAGTCAGTCAGATAATATAACCCTAGGCTGA